From the Halomarina salina genome, the window CCAGCGCCTGGAGACGCCCGTCGTCTGGTACGAGAACCGCGGGCCGGGCGACTGGGAGCGCCACGCGCTCACGACCGACCGCGACCTCCACCTCGACGTGGGGGCGTGTCTCGCCGACATCGACGGCGACGGCCGAACCGACTTCCTCGTCGGCCAGGGGTACGGCCGCTCGGACGTCTACTGGTTCCAGCAACCCGAAGACCCCCGCGAGGAGTGGCGCAAGTTCCTCGTCACCGACCGCTTCCAGAAGTACCACGACCTGCTGGTCGCGGACGTCGACGACGACGGCGACGAGGAGCTGATCGGTCTCTCGCAGGAGGCCGAAACGGTGTTCTACTACGACGTCCCCGCGGACCCGACGGTCGAACCGTGGCCCGAGGCGAACTGCCACGTCGTCGACGAGGGCGTCGACCTCGAAGGACTGTGGGTCGGCGACATCGACGGCGACGGCCGCTCGGAACTCGTCGCCGGGCCGCACGTCTACCACCGCACCGACGACGGCTGGGAGCGCGAGGTGGTCGCCGATGGCTGGGAGAAGACGCGCGTCGCCGTCGCGGACCTTGACGGCGACGGCGAGCCGGAACTCCTCCTCAGCGAGGGCGACGCACCGCTGTACGGCACACACCCCGGCCGCGTCGGCTGGTTCGACTACGACGGCGAGACGTGGACCGAACACCTGCTCGCCGACGAACTGTACTGCCCGCACAGCCTGCAGGTCGGCGACCTGACCGGCGACGGCCACCAGGACGTCCTCGTCGGGGAGATGGCCCACCGCCACAACGACGACCCCGTGCTGTACGCGTTCGTCAACCGCGGCGACGGGACGTTCGACCGGCAGGTCGTCGCCGAGGGCGTCGAGACCCACGAGGCGAAACTGGTCGACGTGGACGGCGACGGCCACCTCGACGTCGTGAGCAAGTCCTACGGCCCACGAAAACACGTCGACGTCTGGTACAACGTGGACTGACGACTTCGTCCCATGGTATCGTAACACATACCGGTTCTTCTCGCCGGTTATGAACTGGTAGCGCTACCGCTAGTTCCTGTTTTAGGCATTATATCTCCATCTAACAATACCGGTCGTTCGTAATAGTCGCGTCCGCAGGATGACAACTAAATCCCTCGCGGTCGCGT encodes:
- a CDS encoding FG-GAP repeat domain-containing protein, coding for MQTPDHESTTGDALRFRHERVDDSPPVGLLSTCEPTDLTGNGRPDVIVSGLGARPELSVAGKRILVRELPGMEALFQRLETPVVWYENRGPGDWERHALTTDRDLHLDVGACLADIDGDGRTDFLVGQGYGRSDVYWFQQPEDPREEWRKFLVTDRFQKYHDLLVADVDDDGDEELIGLSQEAETVFYYDVPADPTVEPWPEANCHVVDEGVDLEGLWVGDIDGDGRSELVAGPHVYHRTDDGWEREVVADGWEKTRVAVADLDGDGEPELLLSEGDAPLYGTHPGRVGWFDYDGETWTEHLLADELYCPHSLQVGDLTGDGHQDVLVGEMAHRHNDDPVLYAFVNRGDGTFDRQVVAEGVETHEAKLVDVDGDGHLDVVSKSYGPRKHVDVWYNVD